TACGTGCCCGAGCGCCGGTCCGTCACGGTCGCTCTGCAAAACGCGCAGCAGACGGCGCAGGCGATGTCGGCGGCCTTGGTGGACGGACCGCGCAAGGACGGCCTTCGCCTCGTGCCGAGCGGATCGGACGTTCCCAACGTGTGGGTGCGGGCCGGGCACGTCATCGTGGACTTGCCGCCGAGCTACGCGAAGCTGCAGTACGGCGTGAGCGGCGAGCGCGCCTTGCTGTGCGGCTTCACGCGCACGCTGCTCGGCGTGCGCAACGCGCGAGACGTCACGTTCCTCGTCGGCGGGAAGAACGTCGACACGCTGCTCGGCTTCCTCGACTTGCGAGAGGCGTTCACGAGCGAGGACTGCCCGGATTCATGATCGATACGATCACCCTGCAAGGATTCAAGAGTTTCGCGGAGCGCGCCCGAGTGGAGTTCGACGGAGGCATCACCGCCATCGTCGGTCCGAACGGCAGCGGCAAGAGCAACGTCGTGGAAGCGATTCGCTGGGCGACGCACGCCGCGCGCGCACGCGAGTTGCGCGCCGGGAAGTCGACCGAGCTGATCTTTCACGGCTCGTCCGCCAAGGCGCCGCTTGGCTTCGCCGAGGTGACCTTGGAACTCAGCGGCGCGTCCGTCGGGCGCCTCGGCATCGCGCGGCGCGTTTACCGTGACGGCGCCGCCGAGCAAGACCTCGGCGGAAAGCCCGTGCGCGCGCGCGACGTGCACGCCGCCCTTCGTGGAAGCGGCCTCGGACCCGGCGGCTTGGCGGTCATCGGGCAAGGCGAGGTCGGTAGCGTCGTCACGGCGGACGCCCGCGCCCTGCTGGGCTTTTTGGAGGAAGCGGCCGGTTTGAGCGCCGCTTCCTCCGCGCGCGACGAGACGGTCGCCCGACTGGCCGAGGCCGACGAGGCGTTCGAGCGCGCGAAGCTGCTGGAAGACGAGGTGAGCGCCCGCGTGGAACGCCTCGCGCGCGACGCGGAGTCGGCGAGGCGCCACCGTGCATGGACGCTTCGCTCGCTCGCCTTGGAGGACGCGCTCGAGCGATCGCGCTCGGAGGCGTTGCAGCGCGAGGTCGCGTCCCTGCGGACGCGCGAGGTGGACTTGACGGGCGCCTCCGAAGCCCTCGCCGCCGAACTCGCCGAAGCGCAACGTCTTTCCGAGGGAGTGCGCGAGGCGCTCGCGGCCGCGTTGCTGGAGCGCGCCGAGCACCGCCAAGAATTGGAGTTGGAACGCGCCGCGCACGACGCCGCGCGTTCCGCCGCCGACTTGCTGGCCCGACTCGACGCCGAGAGCCGCCGCCTGCAATCGGAACGCGCCGAGCTTGCCACCGCGCCGCCAGAGCGCGCGGCGCCGAACGTCGAGGCGTTGGAGGCGGACGTGAAGCGCGCGCGCGACGAGGCGACGCGCGCGGAACGCTTCGTGCGTCTCGCCGAAGAGCAAGCGGCCACGGCACGCTCGGCGCACGCCCGAGCGACCGAGCGCCGAGCGCGCGACGAAGCTCGGCTGGCCACGCTGAACGCCGAACTCGAACGCGCCGAGCTCGTCTTGCTGGACGCACGCGGACGCTCGGAAGCCGCTTCGATCGCGCTTCAAAGTGCGCGTTCGAAGCGCGAGGCGCACGACTCGCGAGTCACCGGGGTGACGTCCGCCCTCGAAGAACTCGCCGCTCGGTTGCGCGCGCTCGACGCCGAAGCGAAGGCGCTTCAAGCGGCGCGCGAACCTTTGAAGCGCGAGCTCGCCCGTCTCGAGAGCGCGTTGTCGAGTTACGCACGCTTCGGCGAAGGGCCGCGCAACGCGTTGCGCAGCGGCTTGCCGGGCATCGTCGGTGCGGTCTCGGACTTGCTGATCGTGCCGCGCGAGTACGAGACGGCCGTCACGGCGGCCTTGGGCCGCCGCTTGGAGCAAGTCGTGGTGGAGGACGCGGACGTCGCCCGCGACGTCGTGGAGCACTTGCGCCGCGTGGGCGGCCGAGCGACGTTGCTGCCGCTCGACTTGCTGCGCGTTCGTCCTCGCCGCGACGGTCCACTCGCGCGAGACTCGGCGGTTCTCGGCAACCTCGCCGATTTATGCCCGAGCGATCCGGCGGTGCTGTCCGAGTATCTGCTCGCCGACACGCTGCTCGTGCGCGATCTCGGCAGCGCGACGCGCCTCGCGCGCGCTCATGCCTCCCGGCCGCGCCTCGTGACGCTCGACGGGGACGTGCTGGAGTCGGGCGGCGCCGTCACGGGCGGTCGCTTGCGGGACGCGGGCATGAGCGTCCTCGCCGATCAACGCCGCTCGACCGAACTCACAGCGGAACTGCAAGACGGCGACGCGCGGTCACGGCAACTCGAGAGCGAGGCCAGCCGCGCTCGCGTGGACTTCGCCGCGCTGGAGGTCGCCGTGGGCGACGCTCGGCGCGAACGCGACGAGGCGGTGCGCGCAGAGCGTGACGCGGAACGCCGAGCGAACGAGGACGCGGCGGCGGTCAAGGCCGCCACGGCGACGCTGAACGCCTTGCGCGCGCGCCTCGCCCCGAACGACGACGCGCGCGAGGAGACCTTGCCCGACCTCGGCGGCATCGAGGCCGACCTCGCGTCCGCACGAGGCGACGCGGAACGGGCCCGCGAGCGCGAGCGTTCGCTGCTGGCCGAACTCGGTGGCGCGCGCGAGCTCGCCGCCGCTTGGCGAGCGCACACCCTCGCCGTGTCGCGCCTCGAGACGCTCGACGCGCGACACGCCACCGTCCTCGCCGAGCGGGAAGCGGCGGCGAGGCGCTCAGGGGACGCGCACGCCGCGTGGCAGGAGCGTCGCGCGAACCTCCAAGCGTTCGACGGGGCGCGCGTCGAACGCTTGGAGCGCGAGCGGACCGAGTCGTCGAACCGCCTCTCGAACCTGTTGGCGCGGCAGAACAAGTTGCGCGCGGACCTCGAGGAGACGCGCCTCACGCTCGCTCGCCGTTCGGCCGCCGTGGAGGAGGGCGTGCCGGGCGCCATCCTTCCGGGGCTCGCGAAAGCGTGGAGCGCCGAACTCGCGACGTTGCGGCGTGACCTCGACGCGTTGGGTCTCGTGAACGCCCGAGCGGAAGTCGAGCATGCCGAGGAGTGCGCGCGCCTCGAAGCGTCGCGGGCGCAACGCGAGGAAGCGTGCGAAGCCGCCGAGGAAGTCAGAAGCGCTCTTCACGCGTTGGAGCGCGACACGCAAGCGCGCCTGGGCGTGGCCTTCTCGCGCGTGGAGCGGTCCTTCTCGTCATACGCGGCCGAGTTGCTGGGAGGCGTGGGCGAACTGCACGCGGAGCGCGACGATCGCCATTTCCTGGTCGGCGTGCGGCTCAGCGTGCAGCCCCGAGGAAAGCGGACGCGGGCGATGAACTTGTTGTCGGCGGGCGAGCGGACGATGGCGGGGCTCGCCTTCCTGTTCGCGCTCGGGCACGCGGCGGAAGAGCGTGGCTTGCCGCTCGCCGTACTCGACGAGGTGGACGCGCCGCTCGACGAAGCGAACATCCGGCGCTTCACGCGTTTTCTGGAGGTGTTCGCCGCGCGCGGTACGCAGTTCATCCTCGTGACGCACCAAAAGGCGACGATGGAGGTGGCGAGCTCGCTGTGGGGTGTGACGACGGACGCGAGCGGCGCGTCGCGCGTGCTGAGCATCCGCTCGAGCGCGGAATTGAGCGCTTGACAGAGCGAAGGGAAGAAGGACGAGTCTCGAGACTCGTCCTTCTTCCCTTGCTCG
This DNA window, taken from Deinococcus yavapaiensis KR-236, encodes the following:
- a CDS encoding AAA family ATPase, with product MIDTITLQGFKSFAERARVEFDGGITAIVGPNGSGKSNVVEAIRWATHAARARELRAGKSTELIFHGSSAKAPLGFAEVTLELSGASVGRLGIARRVYRDGAAEQDLGGKPVRARDVHAALRGSGLGPGGLAVIGQGEVGSVVTADARALLGFLEEAAGLSAASSARDETVARLAEADEAFERAKLLEDEVSARVERLARDAESARRHRAWTLRSLALEDALERSRSEALQREVASLRTREVDLTGASEALAAELAEAQRLSEGVREALAAALLERAEHRQELELERAAHDAARSAADLLARLDAESRRLQSERAELATAPPERAAPNVEALEADVKRARDEATRAERFVRLAEEQAATARSAHARATERRARDEARLATLNAELERAELVLLDARGRSEAASIALQSARSKREAHDSRVTGVTSALEELAARLRALDAEAKALQAAREPLKRELARLESALSSYARFGEGPRNALRSGLPGIVGAVSDLLIVPREYETAVTAALGRRLEQVVVEDADVARDVVEHLRRVGGRATLLPLDLLRVRPRRDGPLARDSAVLGNLADLCPSDPAVLSEYLLADTLLVRDLGSATRLARAHASRPRLVTLDGDVLESGGAVTGGRLRDAGMSVLADQRRSTELTAELQDGDARSRQLESEASRARVDFAALEVAVGDARRERDEAVRAERDAERRANEDAAAVKAATATLNALRARLAPNDDAREETLPDLGGIEADLASARGDAERARERERSLLAELGGARELAAAWRAHTLAVSRLETLDARHATVLAEREAAARRSGDAHAAWQERRANLQAFDGARVERLERERTESSNRLSNLLARQNKLRADLEETRLTLARRSAAVEEGVPGAILPGLAKAWSAELATLRRDLDALGLVNARAEVEHAEECARLEASRAQREEACEAAEEVRSALHALERDTQARLGVAFSRVERSFSSYAAELLGGVGELHAERDDRHFLVGVRLSVQPRGKRTRAMNLLSAGERTMAGLAFLFALGHAAEERGLPLAVLDEVDAPLDEANIRRFTRFLEVFAARGTQFILVTHQKATMEVASSLWGVTTDASGASRVLSIRSSAELSA
- a CDS encoding GerMN domain-containing protein; the encoded protein is MRQLLTPFNLLSLLLLAAAAYAYQTVRMPPPTPAAPQYADEDKGQSTNVTLYFAAKDVQSYVPERRSVTVALQNAQQTAQAMSAALVDGPRKDGLRLVPSGSDVPNVWVRAGHVIVDLPPSYAKLQYGVSGERALLCGFTRTLLGVRNARDVTFLVGGKNVDTLLGFLDLREAFTSEDCPDS